TGCGGCAAGCTTGAATTgcgtgtaaaaaaagaaaaagagagcctGGGGAGTTTTTTTAACGATTTTGTGCTATTTTTCAGCGGCTCTTCTGAAGATTTGACGTTTTCCTTGGAAGACTTCCGCTCCAACGAAACTCTTCAAGAAAAGAGAAATCAAAGCCGAGTGTGTCTGCCGCCGCCGTGTGACGACCTTGAAGCCTACTCCGGGTTCATTAGCGTTGACCGCAGGAACAGCCGTGCAGATAATTCTTTCCTGTTCTTCCTATACATCAAATCGAAGGCAAGCATTGTTTTCTGAGCCCTAGTCACATTTAAACGCCCCCGCTGTCTTGATAGAAATGATATGCGTTAATTGGTGGAGTCacggcttcaaaaaaaaaattaaacttcaTGTTTTACTCTTCCGGTAGGAAGTGGTTAACCCTGCCCTCGAGTTGAGCAAGTTAACTTGACTTTTGTTACATGTGTAgagcggtatttttttttttagtggcttTGGCAGGACTAAAAATGCGTGCTATTTTTTACAACCAATGACGTCACTAACTTTTTACACCTTTCAGGCATGTTTGTGCAAAATAGGATCAACGACTTATTTCGAGTCCTTGTATGCATCGTACCAAACGAGTAAAGACAGCATTTTGAATTTTTATGCGGCTAAACGAGCAGTCGCCATTGATAAGAATTATGAAAAGAAGGAAATAACATTACAGGACCTCTACGTGGACTTTCTTTAGAAGTAAAGCGAACAAGTGGCGCCGCAGCTGTGTATAAGAAACAGATAGCGAAAGACGACACATTTATTATTGATGACTTCCCATCACGCAGTGATCGTGTGCGAATGTGAGGGAAGATTTCGGCGTGTATGGGCAATTCTGTGGGAGCCCGTTGCATGTGAAAATGATGTGACCACAAATTGAAGCAATAGGGGCTTCTCCGTGGCTATGAGAGAATCTGCTTGCCAGTCTATGATGCGTCCTGTGCTTTTTCATGCACAGCCGGGTACCTGGACCTCGTATGCGCCTTAGCCAACTAATTTGTTGGATTTTCTAGTTTATGAGGCGTACATGTTATTTTAACGCACAGCATAAGCAAGGCTATAGGGAATATATTTAAAGACTACCACGTTGAAGTTGCacatgttttcagaaaaaaatgttagCTGCTGTGCGCAAGATATCGTTCGAAGGTTCAATATATTGCAGGGACGTGAGCAAGATAATGTGCCTTAATTGCGATACTCAAGCAAGCTTCTGAAGGGAATTTTCGCTTTCCTTTCCCTCCTTAACCATAAATcgcaattttaaaataatttatttttgtaaCTATCTCGATCAACAGGTTAGttctgcgcgaattagacacgacaggtgaacaggaacaaacacgacaacacaggcgtgtttgttcctgttctcctgtcgtgtctaattcgcgcagtactaaccttttttctgccatgaaccaactagcccgcaagaacgttctacttcgaTCAACAGCATCATCATTATTGCGCCACCAGGTtatctttctttgtcacactTGTGAAAAGGAAGCTTGGATTGAGTAATGTcgttttccttttatttctttttttattggggggggggaggggtcgcTTTCACTGACAAGAGTTCCTTCCGTTTCACTCCTCGCCAGGGGTTTAGTCGAACCTTTGACTAGTTACAATGCATTATTGCGGAGAGTTTAGCAATTTGCGCTTATTTAGCTTGCGACGATTTTTATTCAGTTGATTTGAATACAATATAAATATTTGCTCGGAATAAAGAACTGCTGCAGTGACACTCCTTAGTGGGTTAACAGTTCACCGAAATAAAGAGAGCCCACTCACAAATGGCTGTTGGGGAAATACCGAATAGGCGGTTGTCTCTAACgtctgcttttttttgttttcttgatggCAGGGATACAATTTCAAGAACAGTAATTCCTATTATAGCAGAGAGGAAGGTTTCAGAATAGCCATTAGAAATACGCAGTGAGACAgggaggaggaaaggcggggaggttcAGCTGGAGAAGGTGCTGGTTTTGCTACCCTACACAGAGTGAAAGAGACGGGTGGATTTAACCGTGGAGGAGAAAAGATAACTACGAGGAAAATATAGCTAGTAAGGCTTAGCTAACAGCAGTCTTAGCGTGTCGCGCAGGTACGTCCGAGTATCCATCTCTTTCAGCGGAAAGGGTCAGGAGAGTCCAGTGCACAGCATAGTTATTGTCTTTCGGCACTATATGCGTGCAGAACGTGTACCACCTCGCGTCACACCAGAAGATAGCGCATACAGGGCCATCAGTCATGTATATAAGAAAGAAATATTGGTTCATGAACGCAACGCAAAAGCACAGTCGACAGAGCAGTCGTGCTTCACGTTGTGGTAGGCAGAGGTAACTCGGAGATGCAGATGTACATGGTCGGTcagaagttcccaggccacagggtctccTTTTGAGCACTGTAGTGAGACAGTTATGACATGAGCGAAGCTCATAATATCTGTAGACGATAACAGAAGCACCGTTCGAACATCTGACAACTTCGATAGCTCGAACGGTATCTTAAGTGCCGGGATATACAGAAgtaaagcagaccctgtggcctgggtacttttgaccaaccctgtacaagTGCTTAGAGAAGTAAACAGAGCACAGGAGCTATGGCCCGAAGTTGGCCCTAGTGCGCTATAGTCGAGTCGTGAGGGAGTTCGCGGCAGGCGAGCCCACGCGCACCCCAAACTACCAATGATACCTTCATTTTAGAGTCCTTTGCATGCCTTGGTTTCACCATCGCGGGTAACTTTGTGCTCTTTCGACCAACCAAGACTATATCTCAGGATGCGCTGGTGGAATTTTCCTAGTAGCCCTTTTTCACATTGGCGTGGTCACGCTACATGAATCAGGCGTTTGTTGCGACCATCGAGACTTAACAGTGATTTGCTTCCCAGGAGCATGCCACTTTTTCAATTTGTCCATTGAGAGTAGAAATGCAGCGTCAAAGCATCCTGCCTGGTGTTTCGACGAGCAGTGGTGATAGATGTCAATAGTACGATGTCATTTAATTTGTCAGGGCGCCATTAAATTTGTGCGGCTCTTGTCACTTATCGAAGCAATATTTCTTTCTTAACGGCACGGCTAATAGCAGTGCATGCGCTATCTTGCGGTGCGATGCGAGATGGTACACAGTCTCTATagtttttgagccggaagacaatcACATATATGATAACGGACATCCGTTTATTGGGAAAAAGATGGATGTCTCTAAATATGGATGAAAAAAAACTTTGCGGAAGGTGGTTGCATTGCTATACAGGCACTCAGAAATTTGCTAGCTGGATATATCAAAACCGTGTTGCCTGCCCGCAGGAGTATTCAGAGAATAAACCACTTCTCCTGTGGCTGCAAGGTGGACCCGGGAAATCCTCGCTGTTCGGACAGTTCCTCGAGAACGGACCCCTGGGAATCGACGCTTCCGGGCAGCGGTACTACAGGAATCACACACTTCTAAACTACGCGAACATTATCTACCTAGACCAGCCTGTTGGTTCGGGATACAGTTTTGACCGCAGGAAGAAATACAATGGAACACTTGAAGAAGCCTCTATCCACATTGTCCTATTTCTTCGCCGGTTTGCCCACATATTCCCAGAGAACATAGGCAAAGATTTCTTCATCGCTGGAGAGTCGTACGGAGGTAACCCTTCTAAATGCCTATTATTGTGCAACTAAGTGTAACGTACGTGTGTGTCTATTCAGTCGACAACAGGTGTACGCTGGCGAAGCGAGTATGTTTTGCGAATAGTCACATCGTTTCTTTGCTGTCGGTTCTCgtttatggctgtattttacgcaTTGTGTTCAAGATTGGATACAAAGACCGAGAAAACGCAGTgattactgatttttttttcttgctgcttttccCCCTCATTCTTGGgtgtatattgtttttttctattttgagcgtttagctccttttcgTTTCTCTTAAATTGGCTTCAAGCCTGGAACAGCACTCTGATGCgggctcctttctttcttttatgtcttttttttccaatTTCTCTTTTAAGCGCATCAGTAAAAACCAAACAATAGTCTATAATATTTATATGCGAtgaaaaacacagaaaaattaTCTGCCTTGTATGATGAAGCATTAATTTCTGGGTTTACGGAAGATACAGTCCGTGATTGAGGGGCAAAAGAGCAAGGAAAAAAATCAGGAATTACTGCCTTTTCTTGGTCTTTTTAATTAACCCCTATTCCAGTGATCTTGAGTGGCCTGATCGCATTACTAAGACAAAAGGGTGCGCAAAAAACGGTCCTTAGCGGTACATTTTAAATATTATTCAAAAAGTAGGATAGTAGTGAAAAGCTCATAATACAGccttctggttaacattcctGAATTCCCTCTTCCTtcctatttctctctctctctctctattgccATCATAACAAGAAAGTGAGCCCAATCAATATTAACGTGCAAAATTCAACTTGActtgcaaatatttttttatgttaaCAAGCAAACTATACCTGTTACTTTAAATCGTTAAGTAAGATTTATGGACCAGCGAAAAATCACGCAGCATGCACAGTTTTGAAACAAATATTACAGTAGAACTGATGGTTAAATCATTAATACACCATCACTGCTGCCTGCTGGCGGATACTTCTCAGTCCCATCATGACAGAAGACTAGTATCGAGACTAAACATTACACAGCCAACTGTGATAATTTGAAGCCTACGTTTGCTTTGCTCAGAAATGTGTGCTGATTATTTCCTTGTTTTTCAGCGAGGTCAGCCATTGGAGCAGCAAGCAAGATATTGAAAAGGAAACAAGCCGCTGTTCCCTTCCACCTCAGGGGAGTGATGTTGGGTGTCGGATTCTTGTTTCCTCTGTTGGATATCATCAACTCCACTGATTACCTCTATTATACCGGACTACTAGATGAAGAGGGCAGAACTGAATTTGCGAAACAATTTGACATTATTCAACACCTGGTTGCTGAAGAGAAGAACTATACCGCGGCTGCTTACGTCCTCAGCCAGACAGTTCTAAATTTACGTATGCCAGGGCATCACAGCTTATTTGAAATGTTGACTGGATTTAAACACCACGGAAGCATTATAACGCCTCAAAGGAACATGGAAACTTTTGCATATTATTTTTACGCGAACAGTACGGCGTTTAAGCAAATAATTCACGTTAATTCTTCGCGGAAGCTGGATGGCACTAGGCCGCATGTGGCGGCTGCTTTAGCTGCAGATTTCTTTGTGGATCACAAGCACATATTGCAGCACGTTCTTAACAACACACATGTACTGCTTTATACGGCACAACTGGACGACGTATTCCCCGCCGTCAATATTGTAAGACAGCTCAGAAATTTGACATGGCGTGGCTCTGAACACTTCAAGAAAGCAAACCGTACGATGTGGCACCGGGGGGATAACACCTCACTCGAATTGTTAGGTTACGAGAGAAGGGCTGTAACTTTGATGTATGCCAGCGTGCTCTTCGGTGGCCACTATGTTTCCCTGGACCGTTCATATGCCGTAAGCGATTTGTACGGTCGTTTTTTCAACTTCCAAAGGATGCCCCCTCCAAACAGCAACGACACTCTATCATGCTGAAATAACATGTATTTTGCTTCGGAACTTTTAATTTGAATTTCAAAGTGTGCTAAAACGGCTTGTAAGTTGGTTCTATGTTCTAAAGAACCTGTTTCCTAGATGAATATTTGTCAAACTTTATCTAAATAAAATATTATTTGTTATAGACTGTACTGGTTGCATTGTAAGGTACTTGCCTTGCATTCCGTGGCTCTAAGGACGACACCTGCGCAAGCTTGACTCCATATATCGGTTACTAGGTTTAGATAAGCATCCTAGAAACCAACTTTAACTACAGAGGGTTACATGGCAACGTCCTGTAAATATTTGCGTAATCACTCTTTCTACACGCCAAATATTACAATAAAAGAAGTGTGCTCGTTACTAGTAAGAACCACTGCTGCCTATACCTCTTTTTGTGCGGCTTAGAATACCGCTCCAGATATAACgacacacatgcacacaatgaCTCCATGCGGGTGGGCGTGCTGCCGACCTTTCCAAGAAGCGTACTGGTAGcggcaatatgaaagggaacacgggagcACGTGGACTCCGCGCTTGCCGCGGAGATCCTGCGAGAATGGGCGGCACCAGGCGCATGCGCCTTTGCTGCCGATTCTTGCCGGGTATCTGCgacagcgcttcgcaaagcgcgGAGGCCACATgctcccgtgttccctttcatattgcctCTACCTGTATGCACGGTTAAATCAGTGAAGGGATTTGTCGCCGTGAACAAACCAGagataaacaaaaaaagaagcaatctTCGGCGGTGCAGTCAACCAGTCCGTGCCAGTGGGCAGAAAGGCATTTCATTTGTTATTTCCTTTAAATATAGCGACGGATTTTGTATGTTGTATTTCTTGCCTTGGTGTCCCCTGAATATAGAGGGGATCAGCCTAGTTTGCATGCAACCCTTCCTTCCACCAAATGGCCCTCTTTGTTTCTCTTTGGAGTTTATATGAGTACGCATAAACGAATGAAAACATTGCAGGAAACTCGGTCTCCAAGGCGTCATTTCTCTGTTCAGCGATTATTACAAGGCGTAGATATGTTAGTCGGGCTCACTGATGCGTACTCACTTTGTAAGATTTTCGTGGTGAACGGGGACCAAAGGAGCTGCCAGGAACAGGCTGCTCTTGGTGAAGTCTTCGAGCCACATAATTTGTGTTTCTGCTGTGGAGTGAGGAGCGTATAAAAAATCCCAATTTACAACCCTCTGTAGTGTGAGGAAAAACCCCTGTTGGCACCTTTTAAAACATTTCCGTAGTAAAGGAAGCAGTAAAGGCGACAATACAGGGCGAGTAAGCAAATCATGTTGTTATAAGGGTTTTGACCAAGGCTATATATATGTGCGTGAAGCCTATGAAGGCTATTCAAGCCATAAACTccgaaaaaaaatcgcagtgatGCGCGTTCGCTTACATGGCAGGCTGGCAATGCAGTGGCTGAATTCTTACACATTTCCTACCAGCGCTATGTCAACTCACGTATCTCTTTCTACCTTAATCGCACCCCTATTCCTAGGGTTTAATCTTAAAGAGTGCAGGGTATCCATATTGAGGAACGCTTTTACCAAATGCAGTGAATTGCCGTGATTAAGTCCTGTCGATCAGTTGCCTACCTTGCGCACCAGCCGGCCAGCGGCACTATGACCCGAGAAAAAAGCAGGCGAGCCAGCTCCAATGCCTTAGAGCTCGGAAAAATTCTACATTCTGTTCCGTGCCTCTCTCTAACTCAGCAACAACTCCAGAAACTATCGTCTGCTCTCAACGATCTTTAAAATCACCCCTCCAACCTCCCATTCACGCCTCCAAAGAGTGCATGTATTACACCGCTCTATTTCTTCCATAAACCACTTCAGCTCATGTGCACAAAGACAGGAAAATTCCTCGATCCTCTGGATTCCAATGGCTTAGTGCTGGCCTCAAATtccgcgtcagaaaaaaaaaacaaggcaaggCATGGACGGTGTTTTCTGTACTTGCTGCAGGTGATACAGAATTTATTTGAATGTTCCGCTTCCTGTCACGTCGCGTTTCCATGACCAGCGCACTCTGCATTCAGCTAGGTGTAGTGTCAAGAAAAGATCCGCATTCAATCTTCAAAGCGACGCCATTTCATCAAAAAATCTCTTGGTGGGGACGAGATAAGACACACAGAAAGACTTACGCGCCATTCGTTCTTCGTCAACGCTAAGGCAGCGAGCGAATGAAGGCGAATTTTTCATGAAGACTGCGCTCGCTTTGTCGAGCGCCCCCTCTTCTGCGCCGAGAAAGTGGCAGGCTGAGGACTGGTAGAAAAGAATCGCATCAGGCTAGCGAAAATCCTTTCATGTGGACATCATTTTATTCCAAGAGTAAATTTAGCCAAAACTGCACGGTCAGTCCCCGCTGTGTTTTTCACCTTGGTGACATAGTACCCCTGACATAGTACCCTTAATAACGCCGAACCGCTCTACCAGATATGTCCAACTAATCAACGGCCCACTATCGAGGCAAGAGCATTCGATTCGCTTCGCAGCACAGAATATATTGCATATCGTGCTTACTCCAACCTCTTATCTGAGGTGCTCACTGAATGGCCAGTTAAGCAGATACAGTGGTCTAGCTCTTGTGAAGAAACTCCGGGACCACCTCCATCACTTGTTTTGCCAACATGTACTGGTGGCCTCTGTATCCACCATCGCTGACGTATCTATTGGACACGGCTCATACGCAGCCCCTATGAACCCGCCTTTAAATTAGCGGCGAACTTTGCGTGCATAGTGTGAACAATGCTTCACCACCACCGGGTGACGAAGAGATGCTCCGTGTCGCACGATCTGGCTGTTGTGGCAGTAAATGCATCAACTGAGGATTCTAAACACTCCTTCCACTCCCTTCACAAGCCGCGAGGACAACGCTTCAGTGTGGATGGCTTTTCTCCATTAAGAGCTTATGCTTAACGAACATTCCGATAGTAAGTTCATGGGCAAAAACATCACATTGGAAACAATAAAAGATGAGCAGAGAACGTCTGAATGAAGATGCTAATCTtattaaaataaaaagagaaaggagaaaaaatgctgaaatgaacggtggtggtggtagttgttTTGTTCTGGCCGGATGTCGTTACATGGGGTATGCCGGCAGTTGCTGCGTTCGTGGCACCTAATGGAATGAAATGTCTCTGATAGAACTGTCCAATAAGGCCAATGTACAAAAAAATGGAGTGTTTTTGCGGCTGCGTGGCGGTCAGCTGTTGGGCCTCCGGTGTCCGCCGACCAgattgtcttcgtgcagtcacgCGCTCCATCTCTTAATGTTCCACAGCAGGATTTCACTGTCAATCGGAAAATGCGTGCGCACACAATAAGAGACATGATCTCACACGACAGCACAGTTGACACACAACAGTGACGCAGCAAGCAAAATAATACGAAGCAGCACCACAATGAATCACAGTTGGTGCACATATGATAGACAAGAGAAGCTTTGTCTTGTGACAGGCGCCGTGTAAATCAAAGGAGGTGCAGAGGCAGCTGAAATGAAGTGGTGCATTGCTAGGTGGTTTCCGACGCTCTGGTATTTCGCGACAGCAGCAGCTGTTGCAGGTTCTATGTataaacgttagcgcaaaataagacaatCACAAGAATGGTGGACAGGACAACGCGCCAAATAAGACACAATCAAAAGAACGATGGAGAGGACATATAACTGTTTTGTACATAGAACTGTTGCAGGTCACCGCGATTCCTGGGAAAGAAGATCTGGAGCCATTTAAAAGCGTCTCGGACGCAAGATGGGAGTCGCTAGAAAGCAACTGCAACTTCTTTGATGCGGTGTTCATGAAAGAGTGACAGGCATCTAAACTTTTCCAAGGCACTCCCAGGTTACAAGCGTTGTAGCGTGGACTTTCAGTCAGTGAGAATCACGATATAAGGGTGAGCTAGCAGTACAAAAGATGTTTGAGCGACGCGGCAATGGCCGGATATATACAGCCGCAGTTAAAGACACTGCtgtttgtgtggtgttgggttgggttttatggcacataagcaactaaggccatcatgcgccaagcccGTGAGACACTGCTGTTCGAAGCCAGCCAGGTCAGTCATCATTACTATGGAGAAACATGACAGGTCATTCTCACACAGAGAGCCCTGGACAGCCTACTTGCCGGTGACATCAGAAAGCTCTGTTGTTGCACCACATGTCTTACTTCTGATGCTAGCACGCGTAAGTTTGAGGGAAGGTTTAGATATTTTAGGCGGCAATTAATGTTATCGCAAGTCTATGGAGGGTTCTGCTGACGCTTTGTAGAAGGTCAAATTCCTGTGCTGACCGAGTTCTAGCTCTAAGTGAAGGGAGCTGTGTTGGACTTGTCGAAAAAGAAACAACACAAACAGCCTCTACAAGCACTCGAATTACTCGAGCAGGGAAAGGGATGTCCGCCGTCCAGCAACTCCTGCTCATCCTGCCCCATATGAAGCCAccatacgcacacacacgcacacacacacacaaagaaaaattggaggacgcttaagcttcgtcatTAAGAGTGagacacgacagcgtgttgcagcgttgccaaggggtgcacggaacgccatcgcccgttcggagcGACGCGTGGCCTGttgaacaatttaaggaaaggacgcctgtctcccatatctcggtggacacccgaaccgggccgtatgggaaggaaaatcccctcccttacggcgcggttcaggtgtccaccgagatacgccatttttcgctcacggccaacgccgccgacaccggcttttctgcgccacgagctccttaacgctgtagcgctaaaattctgagggcacttaagtcttgTAACTTACCTGCAGGAATCCGAAAGCATAAACGCTCTTAAACGCGAGTTTTTTCCACGGTGCATGTAGGCATTGCATTTGAtgaaaatgtttttgttttgatttgtttaaattttacttttatttacattttttgttttgcattttttcgcttttAAATTTTAACTTATTTATTTTAGTTTgaactttatttttttcattttaaatttATTGATATTTTT
This portion of the Amblyomma americanum isolate KBUSLIRL-KWMA chromosome 10, ASM5285725v1, whole genome shotgun sequence genome encodes:
- the LOC144108055 gene encoding putative serine carboxypeptidase CPVL, with protein sequence MCLSLTGSSEDLTFSLEDFRSNETLQEKRNQSRVCLPPPCDDLEAYSGFISVDRRNSRADNSFLFFLYIKSKEYSENKPLLLWLQGGPGKSSLFGQFLENGPLGIDASGQRYYRNHTLLNYANIIYLDQPVGSGYSFDRRKKYNGTLEEASIHIVLFLRRFAHIFPENIGKDFFIAGESYGARSAIGAASKILKRKQAAVPFHLRGVMLGVGFLFPLLDIINSTDYLYYTGLLDEEGRTEFAKQFDIIQHLVAEEKNYTAAAYVLSQTVLNLRMPGHHSLFEMLTGFKHHGSIITPQRNMETFAYYFYANSTAFKQIIHVNSSRKLDGTRPHVAAALAADFFVDHKHILQHVLNNTHVLLYTAQLDDVFPAVNIVRQLRNLTWRGSEHFKKANRTMWHRGDNTSLELLGYERRAVTLMYASVLFGGHYVSLDRSYAVSDLYGRFFNFQRMPPPNSNDTLSC